One region of Pseudomonas glycinae genomic DNA includes:
- the secD gene encoding protein translocase subunit SecD: MLNKYPLWKYILILAVLAIGLIYSAPNLYPDDPAIQISGASTALQVNQADLDRVSTALKESGINVKASSLAANGKGGLIRLTKAEDQLPAKDVVRKALGDDYVVALNLAQTTPQWLRNLAAHPMKLGLDLSGGVHFLLEVDMDKALDARLKVYEGDVKSLLRKEKLRYRSLPQLNGAIQLGFSDADSREQARALIRKNFNDFDIVPADLNGQPVLRLAMTPAKLAEIREYSIKQNLTTVRNRVNELGVAEPIVQRQGANRIVVELPGVQDTAEAKRILGKTANLEFRLAAEPGASKATSETFEFREGKRPPAQIERGLIITGDQVTDAKAGFDSQHGTPEVNIRLDGHGGDLMNRATRSNVGRSMAVIFIEQRPVTTYVKQVVDGVEKDVPVQTFKEEKKIISLATIQSPLGAQFRITGLNGQGESSELALLLRAGGLAAPMYFAEERTIGPSLGADNITKGIDASLWGMLFVSLFIIAIYRFFGLIATVALAVNMVLLLALMSLLGATLTLPGIAGIVLTMGMAVDANVLIFSRIREEIAAGMTVQRAINEGFGRAFTAILDANLTTLLVGGILFAMGTGPVKGFAVTMSLGIFTSMFTAIMVTRAMVNLIFGGRDFKKLWI, translated from the coding sequence ATGCTGAACAAATATCCTCTGTGGAAATACATTCTGATCCTGGCGGTGCTGGCGATCGGTCTGATTTATTCCGCTCCGAATCTATACCCCGATGACCCGGCCATTCAGATCAGCGGCGCCAGCACGGCCCTGCAGGTCAATCAGGCCGATCTGGATCGCGTGAGCACCGCGCTCAAGGAATCCGGGATCAACGTCAAGGCTTCGAGCCTGGCTGCGAACGGCAAGGGCGGTCTGATCCGTCTGACCAAGGCTGAAGACCAGCTGCCGGCAAAAGACGTTGTTCGCAAGGCATTGGGTGATGACTACGTCGTCGCGCTGAACCTGGCACAAACCACCCCGCAATGGTTGCGCAACCTGGCTGCGCATCCGATGAAGCTGGGTCTGGACTTGTCCGGTGGTGTGCACTTCCTGCTGGAAGTGGACATGGACAAAGCCCTCGACGCCCGCCTGAAAGTCTACGAAGGCGACGTCAAGAGCCTGCTGCGCAAAGAGAAGCTGCGTTATCGCAGCCTGCCGCAACTCAATGGCGCCATTCAGCTGGGCTTCAGCGATGCTGATTCCCGCGAACAGGCCCGTGCGCTGATCCGCAAGAATTTCAACGATTTCGACATTGTTCCGGCCGACCTCAACGGTCAACCGGTGCTGCGTCTGGCGATGACCCCGGCCAAGCTGGCGGAAATCCGTGAATACTCCATCAAGCAGAACCTGACCACGGTCCGTAACCGCGTCAACGAGCTGGGTGTTGCCGAACCGATCGTCCAGCGTCAGGGTGCCAACCGTATCGTGGTTGAGCTGCCGGGCGTGCAGGACACTGCCGAAGCCAAGCGTATCCTCGGCAAGACGGCCAACCTGGAGTTCCGTCTGGCTGCAGAGCCGGGCGCTTCGAAAGCCACTTCCGAGACCTTCGAATTCCGTGAAGGCAAGCGTCCTCCTGCGCAGATCGAGCGTGGTCTGATCATCACCGGTGACCAGGTGACTGACGCCAAGGCCGGTTTCGATTCGCAGCACGGTACGCCTGAAGTGAACATCCGCCTGGATGGTCACGGTGGTGATCTGATGAACCGCGCGACCCGCAGCAACGTCGGTCGCAGCATGGCGGTGATCTTCATCGAACAGCGCCCGGTCACTACTTACGTCAAGCAAGTGGTCGACGGCGTCGAAAAAGACGTGCCGGTGCAGACCTTCAAGGAAGAGAAGAAAATCATCAGCCTGGCGACCATTCAGTCGCCGCTGGGTGCGCAGTTCCGTATCACCGGCCTGAACGGCCAGGGCGAGTCGTCCGAACTGGCGCTGTTGCTGCGTGCCGGTGGTCTGGCTGCTCCGATGTACTTTGCTGAAGAACGCACCATCGGCCCGAGCCTGGGTGCGGACAACATCACCAAGGGTATCGATGCATCGCTGTGGGGCATGTTGTTCGTCTCGCTGTTCATCATCGCCATCTACCGCTTCTTCGGCCTGATCGCCACCGTTGCACTGGCGGTGAACATGGTGTTGCTGCTGGCGCTGATGTCGCTGCTGGGGGCTACGCTGACCCTGCCGGGTATCGCCGGTATCGTGTTGACCATGGGTATGGCGGTCGACGCCAACGTGCTGATCTTCTCGCGGATTCGTGAAGAGATCGCCGCCGGCATGACCGTGCAACGTGCAATCAACGAAGGCTTCGGCCGGGCATTCACTGCGATTCTCGACGCCAACCTGACCACCTTGCTGGTCGGCGGTATCCTCTTCGCCATGGGCACAGGCCCGGTGAAAGGCTTTGCAGTGACCATGTCCCTCGGGATCTTTACCTCGATGTTCACGGCCATCATGGTGACCCGCGCAATGGTCAACCTGATCTTTGGCGGACGTGACTTCAAGAAGTTGTGGATTTAA
- the yajC gene encoding preprotein translocase subunit YajC, whose translation MSFFISNAMADAAAPAAAPMGGGFEWIFLVGFLVIFYLMIWRPQAKRAKEQKNLLSSLQKGDEVVTTGGIAGKITKVADDFVVLEVSDTVEMKFQKGAIAATLPKGTLKAI comes from the coding sequence ATGAGCTTTTTTATCTCTAATGCCATGGCTGACGCGGCTGCACCGGCTGCAGCGCCTATGGGCGGCGGCTTCGAGTGGATTTTCCTGGTCGGCTTCCTGGTCATCTTCTACCTGATGATCTGGCGTCCACAGGCCAAGCGCGCCAAAGAGCAGAAGAACCTGCTGAGCAGCCTGCAGAAGGGCGACGAAGTGGTCACCACCGGCGGCATCGCCGGCAAGATCACCAAAGTGGCCGATGACTTCGTGGTTCTGGAAGTTTCCGACACCGTGGAAATGAAGTTCCAGAAGGGCGCCATCGCCGCCACGCTGCCAAAAGGCACGCTGAAAGCGATCTAA
- the tgt gene encoding tRNA guanosine(34) transglycosylase Tgt has translation MSFELLATDGKARRGRLTFPRGTVETPAFMPVGTYGTVKGMLPRDIVATGAEIILGNTFHLWLRPGTEVIKEHGDLHDFMQWKGPILTDSGGFQVFSLGAMRKIKEEGVTFASPVDGSKVFMGPEESMQVQRDLGSDIVMIFDECTPYPADEDVARVSMELSLRWAQRSKNAHGDNTAALFGIVQGGMHQDLRMRSLEGLDKIGFDGLAIGGLSVGEPKHEMIKVLDYLPGMMPADKPRYLMGVGKPEDLVEGVRRGVDMFDCVMPTRNARNGHLFIDTGVLKIRNAFHRHDDSPLDPTCDCYTCQNFSRAYLHHLDKCGEMLGSMLNTIHNLRHYQVLMAGLREAIQQGTLAAFVDAFYAKRGLPVPPLD, from the coding sequence ATGTCTTTCGAGTTGCTTGCCACCGATGGCAAGGCTCGTCGTGGTCGTCTGACCTTCCCTCGTGGCACCGTCGAGACCCCGGCCTTCATGCCGGTGGGCACTTACGGCACGGTCAAGGGCATGTTGCCGCGTGACATCGTCGCCACCGGCGCGGAGATCATTCTGGGCAACACCTTCCACCTGTGGCTGCGCCCGGGTACCGAAGTGATCAAGGAACACGGCGACCTGCACGATTTCATGCAGTGGAAAGGCCCGATCCTGACCGACTCCGGCGGTTTCCAGGTGTTCAGCCTCGGCGCCATGCGCAAGATCAAGGAGGAGGGCGTGACCTTCGCCTCCCCGGTCGACGGCTCGAAAGTGTTCATGGGCCCGGAAGAGTCGATGCAGGTCCAGCGCGACCTGGGCTCGGACATCGTGATGATCTTCGACGAATGCACCCCGTACCCGGCTGACGAAGACGTGGCCCGCGTGTCCATGGAACTGTCGCTGCGCTGGGCCCAGCGTTCGAAGAATGCCCATGGCGACAACACGGCGGCACTGTTCGGCATCGTTCAGGGCGGCATGCACCAGGACCTGCGCATGCGCTCGCTGGAAGGCCTGGACAAGATCGGCTTCGACGGCCTGGCCATCGGCGGTCTGTCGGTGGGCGAACCCAAGCACGAAATGATCAAGGTGCTGGACTATCTGCCGGGCATGATGCCGGCTGACAAACCTCGTTACCTTATGGGCGTTGGCAAACCGGAAGATCTGGTTGAGGGTGTGCGCCGCGGTGTGGACATGTTCGATTGCGTGATGCCAACCCGTAATGCCCGCAACGGGCATCTGTTCATTGATACAGGCGTGCTGAAGATCCGTAACGCGTTCCATCGCCATGATGATTCGCCACTGGATCCGACCTGCGATTGCTATACCTGCCAGAACTTCTCCCGCGCTTATCTGCATCATCTGGACAAGTGCGGCGAAATGCTCGGCAGCATGCTCAATACCATCCACAATTTGCGCCATTATCAGGTGCTGATGGCTGGTTTGCGCGAGGCTATTCAACAGGGTACATTGGCCGCCTTTGTCGATGCCTTCTACGCCAAACGCGGGCTTCCCGTTCCGCCTTTGGACTGA
- the queA gene encoding tRNA preQ1(34) S-adenosylmethionine ribosyltransferase-isomerase QueA, whose protein sequence is MRVADFTFELPDSLIARHPLAERRGSRLLTLDGVSGALAHRQFTDLLEHLRPGDLMVFNNTRVIPARLFGQKASGGKLEILVERVLDTHRVLAHVRSSKSPKPGSKILIDGGGEAEMLARHDALFELGFAEEVLPLLDRVGHMPLPPYIDRPDEGSDRERYQTVYAEKLGAVAAPTAGLHFDQTLMEAIAAKGVETAFVTLHVGAGTFQPVRVEKIEDHHMHTEWLEVGQDVVDAVAACRERGGRVIAVGTTSVRSLESAARDGVLKPFSGDTDIFIFPGRPFHVVDALVTNFHLPESTLLMLVSAFAGYPETMAAYKAAVDNGYRFFSYGDAMFITRNPAPRGPEETV, encoded by the coding sequence ATGCGCGTTGCTGACTTTACCTTCGAGCTTCCTGATTCGCTGATTGCCCGCCATCCTTTGGCCGAGCGTCGCGGTAGTCGCCTGTTGACCCTGGATGGGGTCAGCGGCGCCCTGGCACACCGTCAATTCACTGATCTGCTGGAGCATTTGCGCCCCGGCGATCTGATGGTGTTCAACAATACCCGGGTGATTCCGGCGCGGCTTTTCGGGCAGAAGGCGTCCGGCGGCAAGCTGGAAATCCTTGTCGAGCGCGTGCTCGATACCCACCGCGTGCTGGCTCATGTGCGTTCCAGCAAGTCGCCGAAACCGGGCTCGAAGATCCTGATCGACGGCGGCGGCGAAGCCGAGATGCTGGCGCGTCACGATGCGCTGTTCGAGCTGGGGTTTGCCGAAGAAGTGCTGCCGCTGCTCGATCGCGTCGGGCACATGCCGTTGCCTCCTTATATAGACCGCCCGGACGAAGGTTCGGATCGCGAGCGCTATCAGACCGTGTATGCCGAGAAGCTCGGCGCGGTGGCGGCACCGACCGCCGGGCTGCATTTCGATCAGACGCTGATGGAAGCGATCGCCGCCAAGGGTGTCGAGACGGCGTTCGTCACGCTGCACGTCGGCGCCGGCACTTTCCAGCCGGTGCGCGTCGAGAAGATCGAAGATCACCACATGCACACCGAGTGGCTGGAAGTCGGTCAGGACGTGGTCGATGCCGTCGCCGCTTGCCGTGAGCGCGGCGGTCGAGTCATCGCTGTCGGCACCACCAGCGTGCGTTCGCTGGAAAGCGCCGCCCGCGATGGCGTACTTAAACCGTTCAGCGGCGACACCGACATCTTTATCTTCCCGGGCCGGCCGTTCCATGTGGTCGATGCGCTGGTCACCAATTTCCATTTGCCTGAATCCACGCTGTTGATGCTGGTTTCGGCCTTCGCCGGTTATCCGGAAACCATGGCTGCCTACAAAGCCGCGGTCGATAACGGATACCGCTTTTTCAGCTACGGTGATGCGATGTTCATCACCCGTAATCCCGCGCCGCGCGGCCCAGAGGAAACAGTATGA
- a CDS encoding tyrosine-type recombinase/integrase: MKRADIKRRPLADTTLAGLEPESKEYRELDGNGLYLRVKPDGGKSWQLRYKRPAGNWAWMGLGGYPEVSGALARDKAAELRKVISSGADPLEQKRSAKAAIEAARTRTFRAAAEAWLKAKEEKGLAPSTLNKIRTYLDKDILPALGDKPLDEITRTDCAELQASLEARDAHNVAEKCRTWINQIFGRAIALGLTENDPGSRLRDIAAQAPKTQQHPHLLEPELAEFLQALKNTPSRLTARTAAWLCIWTASRPGMVRLAEWKEFDLDRATWTTPASKMKMRRDFVCPLPKQALFALKELHCLTGRSRWLFPGVGSKNPTISENTINKVFATIGYKGRLVGHGTRHTASTLLREHGWPKEHVEAQLAHKEEGISGVYNKAQYLEHRVKMMQWYADHLDVLASEKVIKRQFGKAV; the protein is encoded by the coding sequence ATGAAGCGCGCAGACATCAAGCGCCGCCCTCTCGCTGATACGACGCTTGCGGGACTGGAGCCGGAATCAAAGGAATACCGGGAACTGGACGGAAACGGTCTCTACCTCAGGGTTAAACCTGATGGTGGAAAATCCTGGCAGCTTCGCTACAAACGCCCGGCGGGCAATTGGGCTTGGATGGGGCTTGGGGGTTACCCAGAAGTAAGTGGTGCATTGGCACGAGACAAAGCTGCGGAACTGCGCAAAGTAATTAGCAGCGGAGCCGATCCGCTCGAACAGAAACGCTCGGCCAAAGCTGCCATTGAAGCTGCAAGGACTCGGACCTTCCGAGCTGCTGCTGAAGCTTGGCTCAAGGCAAAAGAAGAAAAAGGCCTCGCCCCGTCCACACTTAACAAAATCCGCACCTACCTCGACAAAGACATACTCCCGGCGCTGGGAGATAAGCCCCTTGACGAAATTACTCGTACCGACTGTGCAGAGCTCCAAGCGTCTCTTGAAGCCCGGGACGCACACAACGTGGCGGAAAAGTGCCGCACGTGGATCAATCAGATATTCGGGCGAGCCATCGCTCTAGGCCTTACGGAAAACGATCCAGGTAGCCGCCTGCGTGATATCGCAGCTCAAGCCCCGAAAACTCAGCAGCATCCTCATTTGCTGGAGCCTGAGTTGGCAGAGTTCCTACAGGCACTCAAAAACACACCTAGCAGGCTGACGGCCCGAACTGCGGCATGGCTCTGCATCTGGACAGCATCTAGACCGGGCATGGTTCGGTTAGCCGAATGGAAAGAGTTCGACCTGGATAGAGCAACATGGACGACACCCGCCTCCAAGATGAAGATGCGCAGGGACTTTGTGTGCCCCCTACCTAAACAAGCTCTTTTCGCACTCAAAGAACTCCATTGTCTCACCGGCCGTAGTCGTTGGCTGTTCCCTGGAGTCGGCTCTAAGAATCCGACGATCAGTGAAAACACCATCAACAAAGTTTTCGCGACCATTGGTTACAAAGGGCGCCTGGTTGGTCATGGGACTCGTCACACCGCCAGCACTTTGCTTAGGGAGCACGGCTGGCCGAAAGAGCATGTGGAAGCGCAGCTTGCTCACAAAGAAGAGGGAATATCAGGGGTATATAACAAGGCTCAGTACCTTGAGCACAGGGTGAAGATGATGCAGTGGTATGCCGACCACCTTGATGTATTGGCAAGCGAAAAGGTGATCAAGAGACAATTTGGTAAAGCAGTATGA